The Polaribacter sp. Q13 sequence AATCTTTACCAAGCTTAGTTATTGCTTCATCTACAACTATTCCTTTAAGAAAAAAATCTTTCTCTTCTGTTTTTACTGCAATCTCTTGCTGTTTCTTTTTAGGTAGTATCCAAACTGAGTCTTTAGAGATTAATTTTTCGCGATATTTAACAAATAAATAAACCTTTAATTCTTCATCTTCATTTAAGTTAACTCTAATAGAAGAAACTTCCATTTTTTCATTCGGCTTTATAGAAAACTCTCCAGACTGTTTATTATTAGAATAGTTTCCACTTTTCCCTTTTTTTAGTGCTATTAAATTATAAAACAATTTATCTATATGCAATAACCCATCATTATTTATTTCTGCTTTTAAAGTAATAAAACTATCTTTTTTATCAACATTAATTTTCCCGTAAACATCATTTTCAGATTGACTGAAACCAACATTACAGTTTAAATATAAAATAAAAAAAACAATTTTAAAAAAATGCATTTAATAGTTTTTAATAATAAGTGACTGATAATTAACACCTTGATTATCAGTTTTTTGATTAATAACAGCTCCATTCATCATTGAATTTGTACCGTAAATTTGTAATGAATTAGAATTACCTTGTTGTAGAACACCAAAGTTTATAGGATTACTATTATAATAGTTAATAAAACTATAATAATTTTTATTTCCAACTTGATTTACATTTTGAGAAGTTTGGTTGGAACTCTTTAT is a genomic window containing:
- a CDS encoding CsgE family curli-type amyloid fiber assembly protein; amino-acid sequence: MHFFKIVFFILYLNCNVGFSQSENDVYGKINVDKKDSFITLKAEINNDGLLHIDKLFYNLIALKKGKSGNYSNNKQSGEFSIKPNEKMEVSSIRVNLNEDEELKVYLFVKYREKLISKDSVWILPKKKQQEIAVKTEEKDFFLKGIVVDEAITKLGKDYHDYFYQMYLLSGIKYPFIIKIKEKPGMGRTSIIVVEAEDIKIHEFFSRPDEEYLKSNVRVALERLYFYAKQREELRKKSKM